In one Streptomyces sp. T12 genomic region, the following are encoded:
- a CDS encoding cellulase family glycosylhydrolase — MTTSAALAVTALSIPTAAQAAARSTASAASASALDVVANMQPGWNLGNSFEAIGADETAWGNPRVTQAFFRRLKAQGFRSIRIPVTWGQHEGPAPTYTLDPVFLARIKQVVDWALADGFYVLINMHGDAWQWVPNMPTQHDAVLAQYTATWQQIAATFRDEPRRLLFESINEPFFTGSSGDQQNAVLMNELNTTFHSVVRATGGGNADRLLVMPTLGDTPDQPKIDTLLATFSALDDPNLVASVHYYSFWPFSVNLAGYTTFNAATQQDLTDTFDLLHRAFVAKGIPVVVGEYGLLGWDSGPGTVEQGETLKYLEYLGYYARYRGLTTMLWDNGSRFNRRTLQWNDPSLYAQIRSSWTGRSGTASTDQLFVPKGKTPTDATITLNLNGTRLLRIDVGTRPLIRGVDYTVSGNTLTIAAATLSRLTESQEYGTNAVLSLRFTDGIPWAVNVITYDKSVLTSATGTTASLVIPTAFNGDKLATMEAVYADGTAAGPQSWTTYKQFNVAFAPDYTAGTITLPTAFFDGVTDNTTVTLTFHFWSGAILTYTLTRSGTAVTGTSA; from the coding sequence ATGACGACCTCCGCGGCCCTCGCCGTCACGGCGTTGTCCATCCCGACGGCCGCCCAGGCCGCTGCCCGGTCCACTGCTTCCGCCGCGTCGGCGTCCGCGCTGGACGTAGTCGCAAACATGCAGCCCGGCTGGAATCTGGGCAACAGCTTCGAGGCCATCGGCGCCGACGAGACGGCGTGGGGCAACCCGCGGGTGACCCAGGCGTTTTTCCGCAGGCTGAAGGCGCAGGGCTTCAGAAGCATCCGGATCCCGGTGACCTGGGGCCAGCACGAGGGCCCGGCTCCGACCTATACCCTCGACCCGGTGTTCCTGGCCAGGATCAAGCAGGTGGTCGACTGGGCCTTGGCCGATGGTTTTTACGTTCTGATCAACATGCACGGCGACGCGTGGCAGTGGGTGCCGAACATGCCGACCCAGCATGACGCGGTCCTGGCCCAGTACACAGCCACCTGGCAGCAGATCGCGGCCACCTTCCGGGACGAGCCGCGCCGACTGCTTTTCGAGAGCATCAACGAGCCCTTCTTCACCGGCAGTTCCGGCGATCAGCAGAACGCCGTTCTGATGAACGAGCTCAACACGACATTCCACTCCGTCGTGCGCGCGACCGGCGGAGGCAATGCCGACCGCCTGCTCGTCATGCCGACCCTCGGGGACACCCCGGATCAGCCCAAGATCGACACCCTGCTCGCCACCTTCTCCGCGCTCGACGACCCCAACCTCGTGGCCTCGGTCCACTACTACAGCTTCTGGCCCTTCAGCGTGAACCTCGCCGGCTACACGACCTTCAACGCGGCCACCCAGCAGGACCTGACCGACACGTTCGACCTGCTGCACAGGGCCTTCGTGGCCAAGGGGATCCCGGTCGTCGTCGGTGAGTACGGGCTGCTCGGCTGGGACTCCGGCCCCGGCACGGTCGAACAGGGCGAGACGCTCAAGTACCTCGAGTATCTCGGCTACTACGCGCGCTACCGGGGCTTGACCACGATGCTGTGGGACAACGGCAGTCGCTTCAACCGCCGCACCCTGCAATGGAACGACCCGAGCCTCTATGCGCAGATACGGTCGAGCTGGACCGGGCGCTCCGGCACCGCGTCCACCGATCAGCTCTTCGTGCCCAAGGGCAAGACCCCGACGGACGCGACGATCACGCTGAACCTCAACGGCACCAGGCTGCTGCGGATCGATGTCGGCACCCGCCCCCTGATCCGGGGCGTGGACTACACCGTCAGCGGCAACACGCTGACGATCGCAGCGGCGACGCTCAGCCGGCTGACCGAGTCGCAGGAGTACGGCACGAATGCCGTCCTGTCCCTCCGGTTCACGGACGGAATTCCTTGGGCCGTCAACGTCATCACCTATGACAAGTCGGTACTGACGAGCGCGACGGGTACGACAGCCTCGCTGGTGATACCCACCGCGTTCAACGGCGACAAGTTGGCGACGATGGAAGCCGTCTATGCCGACGGCACCGCCGCCGGTCCGCAGTCCTGGACGACGTACAAGCAGTTCAATGTGGCCTTCGCACCGGACTACACCGCAGGCACGATCACCTTGCCGACCGCGTTCTTCGACGGTGTCACCGACAACACCACCGTGACCCTCACCTTCCACTTCTGGAGCGGGGCGATCTTGACGTACACGCTGACCAGGTCCGGCACCGCGGTCACGGGCACCTCTGCCTGA